AATTGATCTTAACTTTGTACAGAGGTGCAACAATACAGTAAGTTTGATACTTGCAtataaaatggatcaataatgaTATTTAATGCTTTGTTttctgataataaaaaaaaaaagactcttttGTCTGCAATGTGCTTCAGTCCTCCACCttcagtgtgtttgtgtgcgtgtgataTGTCAGTGGTCAGCAATATTTTTTGGAGAAGCTCGCAGGTTCGCTAAAAGTCTGTCCGAGCTGAATCACGTCTTTGTGTGCGGGAATACTTGGAATGCTtgctaaatatttatttttctctctctctctctctctctctctctctctctctctctctctctctctctctctctctctctctctctctctctctctctctcactctcactcctTCCTTCCCCATAGAGGCCAGAGTCATCCCGGAGGGAGGTAAAGCACAAATATAACTATTCTATAACGCTAACGATTTGAAAAATATTCATGTAGTAGTAGTTGGACACAGGCATTAgaggtaaagtaaaaaaataaaaaaataaaaacccaaaGCGGTATAacgttttgaaaaataaatattaatatgtaGTTGGACACAAACTTtagagttaaataaaaaaaaaactaaagaaataTTTATTGAAACTATAGATTTGATTTCCAAATGTTAAGAAATTAAGAAAGAAAGGTTCTAAAAAATTATATTGTctatatatgtaatatatattaaaaaaaaatgtgtcgcaAAAGGGACACAATttgaaattaatatatatattttttataatctTTGATGCCCCATAGGGGCCAGAGTCATCCCAGAGGGAGGTAAAGTACAAATAAAGCTATTCTATAATGATAACGTttggataaataaatattaatatgtaGTTGGACACAGACTTTAgagttcaataaaagaaaaataataataacaaactcaataaatatttattgaaaCTACTGATTCAATTTCCAAATTTAAATAAGtaggttctaaaaaaaaatattgtctatCGATttaatatgaattaaaaaaaaaaaaagtatagcaaAAGGTCCAaaatttgaaattattattattttttttttttatataatcttTGATGGACGGGCCTTTTGACAATATAGTTATCCATTGATCAAAATCATGTTGCCCAGTGTAGTAGGAGTTTTCATGGATGTAAGattgtttaaaacaaataaataaaattgaattgattttAGAACGTACTGAAACCTGCAGCTTGGTAAAAaggaaggggtaaaaaaaaaaagaaaaaaaaagtgaatcctGTGGTTTTGTTTATATTCAGTGCCGTACGATGAACCCCCCGCCATCCCCTACTGGCCATACTCCACCTCGGACTTCTGGAACTATGTGGAGTACTTCAAGTCCATCGGGGCCTACAACCACATCAACGAGATGGCGCGGGCCTTCTTCGCCCACCAGCGCCTGGGGGACACGCTGGGCTATGACAGCCCCGCCGGACACGAGCACTGAGTGGCCAACATCAACTGGGAGACCCTAAAAGTTCAAGAAAAAAGAAGATTTACCAATGTAATTATAGCAAATAGCCATGCATGTATAGAGAGATGGCGATTATAATGTAGTTATATAGATTAGATTTTTAGGTTTGTCTGACACTTTCatgcaatgaaataaaacaaataaatccatAGTGTTTCAACTCGTttgacttttattattattattattattattattattattattattattattagtagtagtagtagtagtagtagtagtagtagtagtagtagtagtagtagtagtagtagtagtagtagtattttgtcATTAGTATAAATTGAACCCACCcattgtcctaaaaaaaaaatctaacactaACGCTAAGGGGTCAATTTAACCCAAAGGATATTACAAAGGTTAATgtgaggtttttgtttttttcatagaTGTAATGAAgctgacatttattttgaaagggttGAAGGGGGATTTAAACAGAAACCTGTGTTTTAGCAAATTCtaatcaaaatatttgaaaagcaCGTCATTTATAACAAAaccatacatttaaaaaacgttacgtgtatttatatatgtaattaaatacataaatatgtatAAGTGATTATAAGTGATGACGACAATACGTTTACGATTTGGAACTTCCTTTCACAGAACAGAATTCCAAGCCGAACACATTTTAGCGACACGAGTGCTTTATTTTGCTTCAGTATACATTTTATGAACACATTTTTAGTCCAGAaaattgttatatatttttgtgttaaaaatttgtgaaaacataaaacaaaaccatattttttaaaatcatttttacGAAAGACGACAGAAGAGTTCCGAGGATCGAGTTTGAAGCCGAGCACATATCAGCGACGTACGTGCTTTGTTTTGCTCCCAGCAGCCTGCCCAAGCTGACAGAGTTCAAAATTAGTCAAATAGACTGCTGttaaagggaagaaaaaaaaagaatgaagccTGCTGTGGACGAGATGTTTCCGGAAGGAGCCGGACCGTATGTGGATCTGGACGAGGTTTGTCAGCACCAtcactgttttaaaaataacacgGCGAAACCTAAGTTAGCTTGCTTGGAGAATACGGGCCGGTACGTGTGTTGTAAACGCTTCGTTATCTTGTATGCACTACGAATACGTGTCTTTATGACACTAACAgcaatattttttgaataacAAATAGCTAAATGTATTTTGTCGTATAGTCAATTTTACGAGCTGATGAAGCCATCTAAACGTGTTGTACCGTCGTGTGTGTGCAGGCAGGGGGCAGCAGCGGCCTTCTGATGGACCTGGCAGCCAATGAGAAGGCGGTTCATTTGGACTTCTTCAATGGTAAACATAATCTAACACGTGGAATACTTGTTAAGAAACAACACATTTAGAAGccgtttctttgtttttttttaaattatttatttattttattattattttttgaaagtaTAATATTGAGCACGGATAGGCAAAGTATGGCTCGCCCTCTTCTTTAATTAATAAGTCATCACTGATTTTCATGCAAAAAAGATTCTGAAATATTTGTTGTAATCATTTAGCATTCCCCCTATAAATGGTTAGTAAAATCACGTCTtatttgtgcatatttttaatttatctcGCTCTTTTAGTGTAAATGTTTAATTCTGAGaatagttaaaaaaattatttagatttattttttaatttacttattttgatttgatttaatttgataattcattaatataattaaaatgTTATATGTGCGTTaacttaaataaaacaaattattattattagattaattgtaaataatacaatcaAAATGCTTGAatttatgattttattattaaataaactaTTTGCATAAACATTCTAACTTTTTTAATCTCATATAGCGACCTGACATTTGCtaattaaaaatcaattcatcaAACACTAATTATagatgttttcactttttttttctttgagctGTTTTTATGCATTAGTATTCAGAGtagtaaatgtgtaaacattttgctGACTACATCTGTTGTTTAAATTTTCTGTTACTTGAAAACGTTCATTTCTGTGCCAGGTGGCACGCACattcaaaacagtaaaaaaaaaaaaaaaaaaaaaagagccaacaAAAGTAGCTAATGTGTTTTGTTTCCCGCAGCGTTTAGCCGCCAGCGCAAGACAATTTCGTCTGAGCCGCACAGGAGCGCCGATCGTTAAATGGAAGCGAGTGTCCCGCTAAAGATGCTTTTATGGCGGAAACGCAGCACGACGCCTCGCCACTCAGCTGCTTTGAATGCGCGCGCCAGCACACCAACCGGCGGCATATGGCGATTATTAACGCCGTTCGTGCACGTGAAGTTGCGGGGAAGTGTGATAACATATCAAGCAGCATTTACCGATGCATGTCGTTACAGTATATACCAAATTGACACTTCAAAAAGGGGATGAAAATGTTACGTTGATATTTTTATCTACAACTGTcaggtaaaagcaaaaaatcttTTGGCGAGGGAACAGGAAGTTTTTTGCAGTGTTACTGTTACTGTTACTGTTGCTGTTACTGCACCTAGTGGCCAATAATGACAAATCTGTGGAAATGGAATAAATTGTCCACATTTTTAGTCACGACTCAACTGTTCTTTCTTGCAAGAATGTTGCTGATGAATCTCGTTTTTGTACCTCGATCAACCTCGCGTCTCCCCCTTCCAATAACCACATTGACTAAACCTAATTGATGTCCTTCATTTATTTAACTTGTTTTTGTGTCGAGAAGGCATAAAACAAAGCTTTATGGGTGAGGATATAAAAAGATGCGTTTATTTATTTGCGCTCCAAGGCTGTATAACAAAACAACCGAATcaactcatttttttcccactttgtcTTTCTTGTTTCCGTCTCCAGACTTTGAGGACCTTTTTGACGACGATGACCTGCAGTgactccacacacacacgcgcgcacacgcacacacttttgtgaataatgatgtccACTTGAATACTAGGGCCTagccgatatgcattttttttaggcagatgccgatatttgataggggaaaaaagtgaatgaattcttaaggaaaaaaaaaaaaaaaaaaactacaatttttttttttgcgtggctTACAACATACATGAATTAAggataacattattattatttttttaaacaaaatgatttaagtgcaaaaacatgaaaaaaagaagcatgAAACCTGTGGGAAATgaactgaaataaaaataaatgagttgAGGCAAAACTCTGGTTTTGTACTTGTTCCTGCAGGTCGAACGACTTAACTATTCACGCAAGCCTTTATTTTTCTACTCACTCCACAACTTTTCAAGTTCAGATATgcaacatttaaacacatttatgcCACACTACCTCCGTAACAAAAATAACAtatttcaaatgtaaataatagTGCCTATTAGAGCAATGAGAAATaggtaaaatgtaaatgtaaatgaggtaatgtGTGAGGACAaaaactttacaaaaaaaaaaaagcacagtccCTGTAATATTTTGAGGgaattttcacacacacaaaaaaaataataataatcttgaaCCGTTACActttatagctgcaaatgaaagCGAATTCAAGGGAGGTAGATTATTGTACAAGCAGTAGACAAAACATGAGTTAACATCTATGGGGGAAGCAACAAACTATTTTCAACAAGATCCCTTTAGTTAGACAAGTTCTCCATGGCTTCTACTGTGTTTACGAATGATTGTCATTCATCATGTTAATATTGCAACTTCCTTGGCACAATATCATTTCATTTGAAGTGTTACTgtgttgtactgtactgtatggaggaccaaaactgccaaaattccaaataaataaatgactgaataaattaataaatgactaaaagtgaaaattaaaaggaatattcaaaaaatctaatttggaaaaaaaaatatataaatggaaatccatttttattttcactttaagtcatttatttatctatttatttagtcatttacactatttattttgaattttggcagttttcggCCATACTGCCaagtattattatatatattatattatatattatatattattatattattcaaatgagggcgCTGTCCTAAGTGTGTcctgggttggactccacctgTCATTGGCCAGTGAGCATCTTTAAAAAAGGAAGTCTCGCCGaccaccccctcatttgaataacatttccacttggcagtacggcccaaaactgccaaaattcaaaagaaattactaaataaataaatgactaaataaatagataaaaaaagtgactaaataaatgattaaaagtgaaaataaaaacggatttatttccatttagattaatttttttagatataattttcgaatgatattttttttatatttatttttcacttgtagtcatttattgatttatttatttcaaattttggcagttttggtcctccataactgAATACAACGTGTCCCTGTCAAATAAGATTTAGTTTGCAAAAGCAGCCGAAGCCCCTGCCAGATGTTTTTGCAGCCAACCCCCGAGCGTGGCGGACATTCCAGCTTTGGAGTAAATtatgtgtgtgcttttttttcgcCAGGTTTGTGGGCGGCCAGAAACACCTGTTAGCGAAAGGTAATTACATACGCGACAGGACGGGAGACGTAGACAAACGCCGGCAGGTTCAATGCGGCCGTTGTTGAGATGCATCGGAAAACGCCCCCCGCGCTACACCGACACAAATTAGCATCCCGCTGGCCTTGATGGCGCCattgttaccatggcaacaaaaCTCCGTCCAAACTAGAAGAAGATGATTCAAACCTTGAACGTCGAGTGGCCTCTTTTCCAGTTTAAGAGCGATTAGAATTTCAGCATCTGTCGACATCCCCGCGCCATTTCCGCCGCTGCAGCAGAACTCGGATTGCCGGAGGCCATTTTCACTCCTTCCTCCGGCAGCGCTGCCGATGTGGATGCGGCGAGATGGATGTGGATCCATCCATCAACTGTCAACAAACAATGACTTCCCTGGCATTAGCGAGtcagactggagtcgatcatgacaattgtttgctcatctataaaatgaagcagaaatccattgtcaatcaaatcattttgaatcaaaaatccaTTCGGAATCCAATCGCAGACGCAAAAATTCGAATCGTGAGACGGTCAGATTCACACCCCGaatgtttaactcttttactgccatacattatcaaaaaacaaacaaaacaaaaaaaaaacagtggcagccgattttgagcattttaattcatctttcaaggcaaacagaatattgtgtacttttactacatatataatgtgggtaccaaatgaaagctcgcatttcattctttcattagaaaaaaaacgtttctaTCTTATTACGTTCGTTAGTAATAAGAACCAtttgaaaagaggtcatttgagtgacattgagcaaaaattgaaagatgcgaaaacaagctttttgtgaagatacattttctccacaacagtcactttgacacaaaatatttttgttttgtgacgctctgcaaattaggtttaatgtgacaaaggctttgatcattcacgccatccttgaaaatgtttgatttcatccaatttcatcagattccgtcatgtttcattgtaattcagtATGCTATTCAGCCCCTTGAAAAGACattcaatgctgccatctgctggccatagttagtttaTGATTCCACActtcattgaccaggcagctctccacttagatgttgcactaaccattgattaaaaaaaaaaaaaaaaaaaaaggcatagttgacgtcatttaacgtttatggcggcatacatcgcgaTTTTACTTAtcgtttttaaaagtttttggcagtcaaaaagTTAATGGTAATGTTCGTCTCTCAGCATTCGACGAGTCaaaatattttccatttgtCAAACTTGGTGAGAATGCTTCAACTCACTGCACTTACAAGGATCGAGATcatttcaaagtcatttttatttgtttttgggcCGTCATTTCAGTGTGGGATAGTTTGACATTTTTCCAATTCCTTTACCTTTTATACTGCAtgcttaggggaaaaaaaaagttccatgtGAATGCTCATCTCAGCATTTCCctgaaacaaaagaaaaatccctCCTACCGTTTTTTTGGGCTTCCTGCGTTTTATGACACGTTCCCCCATTGGAAGCCTCTCAGCCAATCAGGACCCTTGTTGAGGTTGCCCTCTGTCAAAGTGTGCACATCAAAGCATGTTAATGAATAGTTGTTGTGCGTTTGCCATGAAGGGCCCGCTTTAAAAAGCTGGCCCGGGTTCTTTGACGAGGCAGTCTGTCTCCGGGCGGCCTgcatcacacgcacacatttggCGGTCCGCAAGAGTCCCCCTCGGACCCCCCGTTGATTGTCGTCGCCACAGGTGAGATGACGACTTTTTTGCCTTGCGAGCTTGTCCAACGTGTATTTTCTGACTCTTTCTTTCTCACTCTGGTAGGAGACGAGAGACCAGTCGAGTCGAGTTGAGTCATGGCTGCCCCGAGGAGGTCCGCCGTGCCGGTTGCCGCCACGCTGGCCGTCGTCTTCGTGCTGCTGCTGCCGTCCGGTGAGTTGACCTCAAGGTCGTCGCCGGCAAAAGTGCTGACGAGACCCGCACGGAAGCTTTGGAAAAGTGTCCGCTCACGTCCTTCACAACTTataaaaacatccaaaacaGGCACAGCTAGGTGGAAAAAGTACACGTACACATATTTGTGTGACAAAATACTCTTGGAAAAGTACAAGTAAACTCAATTCAAGTGAAattgacgtgttttttttttttagtaaaagcagcacattttcTAACTTGAGGACAAAATAGAGGTTCAAGAAGTTGGCAACCAATCAGTCAAGAAATATTCATAAGGatgttaaaaatacatatatatgccAGTTTTCATATgtattcaatatttaaaaacatatcTATCGCTATACTTTTTATATTACAGTGTTCCTTCGCTATAacacggttcactttttgcggatttttttagtgcaattttgcatgcatttttttttaacagtaatgtactcattttacaaaaatttatgaaggtttgaacattgcgaatgtttaaacaagagaaaaaTGTGAGGAAATGTAGACGCctctgagaaaagtgtataaagtgTGTGGTGAGGTGTTTTTAGcgccttaaaacatttctaataaatgtcaaacataaaGCTAAACTACTTTGCGTGTTTCATTTATTGCAGCAATTTTTTTGGAACCGAACACCAGCagaaaacaagggaacactgttattgaaaatgtataatacatacacatatatcccatatattttaaataaaaatagatatttatatgtatacatattaaatatctaaaaaatatagtgatataaaatgctttttctaataaaaatgtttataataGTGCATTACATACGTACTAAAATCAAATCTATCTCTGATAAAATATGTGTAACGTATGATGATGAAATGATCggaaaacaaacagtagttaatCATTCAAGGTGATCAAATATTGATTGTGTTGGCGCTGCTGTGATGTCGAGCAGCTTATGTGGCCTCTTCCTTTCAAGTCGTGTCTTCATactcataatcatcatcatcatcctgtcCATAAATGCTCAAAGCCTCCGTACACCTGCTTCTCGTCCGCAAAGGTAGGAGGTGATTGGCAGCTTtacaagccccgccccctcctttGTTGCCATCTTAACGACGCTGCTCTTTTGCTCCTGTAGGAAAATGCTTACCTGTCAGCATCACCTCTTCAAAGTCAAACAtttgacacacacgcacacactttttttgttttgtttcttacactggctcataaaaaaaaaaaaagaagaaaaaggaaggCAGCATCCAATCTGGATATACCtctggggaaaaatagtcacaaAACGCTAAACTTTAATCTTATTATTGTAGAAAtgcctttcagcattcccacatatgttattgttatttttattctccactttttgccacgtaacaactcccacatcatacttccaatttacattgttcaacttgcttcaaaatttcacacctcccgggatatatatcatctgattccacattacttacagtatttgcacaatttcacatttaatatcaacttttccccattcattttcaataggaTAGACATTGAAccttttcaaagtgtcactttcccacgcccacttccataacttatcatcattaccaggtgtcttacactgctcggtggcacagttgctaAAGCGCATTgtgcagtaaccaggaggtcatcatttcaaaatttATCTCAATGTGctcaaactttttacacaaAGTATCAgcaaaactaaataaacaacTCAACTAAAACCAGacaaatactatatatatatatatatatatatatatatatatatatattctttatatatatatatatatatatatatatatatatatatatatatatatatatactttatatatatatatatatatatatatatattctttatatatatatatatatatatatatatatatatatatatatatatatatatatatgctttatatatatatatttatatatatattctttatatatatatatatattctttatatatatatatattttttttttaatttattttcctcCGCACAATGAAGCACATGAGTTCACTGCACAGCTCGTCCTCCTCTCCTTCTGGAAGCCATTAACACCTTTTCACCTGCGGAGATGAAAGAAAATCTGAAATCAcgcatgcgcgcacacacacggctTTTAAAGCGCAGCATGCAATCCGGTGTTCCGGTCCCCATCTATAAAATGTACACAGGGGCCGCAGGGGTGCTAGTTAGGCAAGAATGTGCGTtcgtaagcgtttagagcgccttCGTCGTCCTCATCACCGTCAGCATCGTATGTGGCGCAGAAGCAATCTGCTTgagctgacatttttgtttttgttttttttcccctctcctgTGTGTTTGCATATGCAGCCGACGTGTCTGCGGGACCCGTCGCCGCCAAGGCCAAACCAGACGGTAAAGGCAACAACGCCATCGCCTCGCACTACTCGCATCCACACTTTCAAATGGACAAGTcacagaagaagaagtagaaatcAAAGTTGTAAAATTGCAAGTAGTACTTCAATTACAAATAGGAATCGTTTGGATCAAATAGAAGCAGTAGTTGGGATATTACgttactcattcactcccagcaatccccttcacacctgtttgactggatttagactgatttcgcaaggcccacacaatattgtgttctattgctgtaaaaacatggaacctaccaaaagaaagattcgagtctcttctttcatcaggaaaaaaaaagtatatttctatctgtttccgctttgcagcaattagcattagaatatagttaaatGTTGTCATTATTCATTATTTAGAATTGCTGGGaaatagctttttttcaacatggccctgcttgatctcttacactctgctgccacctgctggccgtttttgtaataagtaccatttcttcaaccgttctttgcagttgagaggctgcatcaaagacaactaactgtatgctcaagcataaaaacaaacaaaaaatctctaaatatgtctttgggacacttaaaacatttaaaataaagtaaaggatctgaccaatatttatgagttgtttGACACTAAAAGACCCATCTATTGACTCAAAGTTGACTCAAATAGACCCAAGTAGcggatcggtccattttcacccatagttgggttatttttgaccccacTGTGTACTCTTTTGAAAATATGCCATTAAGGGGAAATAATGGGAACAAGTACAAGTTGTGTTCAAAATAACAGCAGTTACAACACTGATGTGAAGCGCAAGGATGTTGAGCTTTGGAAACACTTCTGGGAGTtgatctaaaaacagttgggtcaaaaataacccagctATGGGTCAAAAGTACAATCCTTGGgtctatttgacccaactttgagtcaagaaatgGGTCTTTCAGCGTAAAAGAACTCCAAAATATTGGTCAGATTCTTTACTTGGCTCCAAATTGGATCATTTTGTatcaaacaacccagaaagttggctcaaattgacccataaagtggatcggtccatttttgatccatcttttgacccaactgtttttagagtgtgtgATTACTAGTAGTATTAATAGAAGGATCAGTAAAAGTAGGTTAGTACTACTAGTGGTAGAAGTTGATATAATATCAGAAGTTGCAGTAGTTGTGACCAAAGAATTGGTGGTGGTAGAAATAATTGCAAAAATACAAGTCGTACTTTTGCTAGAAGAAATAGAAATGGTGGTAGTCATAATAGTAGTAGGAAAACTAAGTACCGAAGCAATTAGCGGTGGGATTAATGGCGTCTTTATCTCGCCCTCAGCGGCGGGGGAGAGCATCCGGGCCGGGGCGGCGCTGGCGCCGGCGGCCCAGCGGCGGCTCAGCCGCAACCGCAGGAACATCAGCTGGTACAAGCAACACTCCGACTTCTGGAGCTGGTACAAGTACTTCACCGACAATGGCAACCAGGAGGCCGTGAGTACGCTACGACGCACGTACACATCA
This genomic window from Festucalex cinctus isolate MCC-2025b chromosome 20, RoL_Fcin_1.0, whole genome shotgun sequence contains:
- the otos gene encoding otospiralin; this translates as MKRLLCFALLLCVFVFHVDEARVIPEGVPYDEPPAIPYWPYSTSDFWNYVEYFKSIGAYNHINEMARAFFAHQRLGDTLGYDSPAGHEH
- the cops9 gene encoding COP9 signalosome complex subunit 9 gives rise to the protein MKPAVDEMFPEGAGPYVDLDEAGGSSGLLMDLAANEKAVHLDFFNDFEDLFDDDDLQ